A region of the Candidatus Omnitrophota bacterium genome:
AAGTGGGATCATCATAACACTCGCAGCGCGGTGAGCGCTCGCATCAGCACGCCCCCGGTCACAAACGCGATGAGAAACACCGCGGCGGCAATCCGCGTGGCGATCTTCGCGCCATGCTCCTTGACCATCATGAAATACTGCGCGATGCAGGGCACGAACAGGGTGATCGTCACCAGGCTGACCACCGTTTGGATGCCGGTCAGCGCCCCGCTGCGCTGCAGCGCGAAGAGCCCGGCCGCGCCGAAATCCCTCCGCAGAAATCCCACGAGCAGCGCGTCGGTGGCCTTCGCCGGCAGCCCCAGCCACGAGACCACCACCGGGGTGGCCAGCTGCCTCAGCCACACCAGCGCCCCCAGCCGATCCAGCAGAAAGAGGAGGAGGGTGCCCAGAAAAAAGAGCGGCACGGCCTCCTTGATGTACCATTCCATCCGGCCGAGCGTTTTGACGACGACGTTCGAGAGTTTCGGCCGGCGCAGCGGCGGAATCTCATACAGGAAGGGGCTGGTCTCCCCGGGGATCAGCCGCGCGGCGGCTCGCCCGATGATCACCATCACCGCCAACACCACCCCGATCCAAATCGCCAGACTTGCGGGGGGCTGGCCCGCCATCATGGCCAGAATCACCGCCAACTGGGCCGAGCAGGGAACGCCAAGGGCCAGCAGCAGCGTGACCAGGAGCCGATCGCGCCGCGTCTCAAGAATGCGGCACGTCATGGTGGCCATCGTATCGCAGCCAAGACCGAGGACCAGCGGCAGGACCGCTTTGCCATTGAGCCCGAACAGCGCGCAGAATCGATTCGACATGACGGCCAGCCGCGGCAGATACCCCACATCTTCCAGCAACCCGAAACACAGAAAAAACATGCCCACGATCGGCAGAATAATCGCAAACGCGTACGGCAGCGCCATCGTCAGCAGGCCATACTCGCCCACCAGCAGCGCGCGGCCCCACACCCAAGGCACCGCATGGGCCGCCAGCCACGTCATCGCTGGAGTGAGGTAGCGGCCGAAGACGATCTCTTCCATGAATGCCACGCCGTGCTGAGCCGCGAGATCTCCGACGAGCCAATACATGAGCGCGAGCACGCCGGCCAAGACCGGCAGCCCCCACACCGGATGCATGGCGAGCGATCCTAACCGCTCAAGCCACGGCGCGCGACGCTGCGCATCGACGCGCATGACCTGCCGGACGAGCTGCTGCGCGTGCTGCATTCGCGCCTGAGCGATCACGACACTCAGGGGCTGCGGCGCGATCGCCTGCGCCTCCGCGGCGATTTGGCTCAGCGCGGCCAGCCCATCGGCGCCCACGGACGGCTCGATGCGATCCGCGATCGAGCGATCGCCCGCCAACCACAGCAGCATCAAAGCCTTTCGCGCCCGCAGGGTGGCCGGCATGATCGGCTCCATCTTCGCGAGCGCTTCTTCAATCGCCGCAGGATACGTCACGCGCGCCGAGCAACCTGAGGCGTGGGGGAGTGCTCCGCGCAGCCGATCCAGCCCCCAGCGCTGTGTGGCAATCATGGGTGCGACCGGAATGCCGAGGCGCTGCTGGAGACCCTCGACATCCAGATGCATCCGCCGCTCGCGCGCTTCGTCCATCATGTTCAGCACCAGGACGGTCCGCGCGTTGGCCTCGGCCAGCTCCAGGGTCAGCGTCAGGGCGCGCAGCAAGTTCTTCGCATCACAGACCTGGATGATCGCGGCCTGATCGTCCAGGAGGAGATCCCGTGCGACCATTTCGTCTTCGGAGGCCGCATGCAGGCTGTTGAGCCCGGGCGTATCCGCCACACGGACGTGGCTGCCGTTGATGACGGCGGTCCCTGAGGACATCATCACGGTCGTGCCGGGATAATTCGACACCGTCGCGTACCGGCCGGTCAGCACATGAAACAGCACGCTCTTGCCGACATTCGGATTGCCGGTCACAATGAGGCTGTTGTCCCGAGCGCTTACGGGGGCCGCCGTGCTCGCGGCGGTATGGCATGACTCCGGCACCGCTTTTGCTGATCTGGGATTAGACATGACGTTGGGATAGCGTACCACGTGGCCAAGCTGAGTCTATGATTTATATCACAAACAAATCGCTCGCTTCCACCCGCGGAAACAGTTCCCGCTCATCCGCCTTCAGACGCTTGACGGCCCTCCGTTGGACTCCAGCAGCCGTTGCAGCCGCACCGGCTGGGACACGAAGAGCTGCCCGCGCGTGCCCGTCAACAAGCCTTGGCGCTTCAAGCTGCGCACCGTCCTGATCGCGCTTTCCGTTGTGGTCCACGACATTTGCGCCAGCTCCCGGTGGGTCATCGGCAGGGTCGCGCCGAACTGCTCCTGCAGCCTGAGGATGGAGCGGATGATGCGATGCGACACCGAATCATCCATGCTCCCGTAGTGCTCGGCCATGCGCCGCAGCCGCTGGGCGCATAACCGCAAGACATGGTAGGTAAAGTCCGGCTCGTGGATTAAGGCGTCGCTGAACACCTGCTGGGGGATGCGCAGCAGCTTTGAGGCGGTCCCCGCCACCCCGCTGGCCGTATAGGTTCCCAACTCGATCGCGGAGAGGCCGCAAATGACCTCGGTCGGCGTGATGGTGAAGAGCACCACGGCGTGGGGTCGGGGCTTCTGCGGAGCCGCAGGGGTCGATGCGGCTTCGTGCACGAGGTGCAGCCAGCCTTCCAGAATCACCCACACGCTGTCGGCTCGCGCGCCCTGGCGAAAGATCACGCTGCCTTTTGCCGCGCGCTGGAGCTTGGCCTGCGCGCGCAGCCCTGCGAGACGATGGGCGGAGAGATGTTGAAACAATGGGATGCGGGAGAGCGAATCGCTCATGCCTGCTTATACCTTAAGGGCCGTGAGCGGTTCTATGATCTAGATCAGAAAGAGGAAAGCGCGTCGAGCTTGGCGGGTTTGGCGATGGTCGTGGAGCCGCGGGAGGATTTGATCATGCCCTGTTTCTTAAACTGGCTGAGAACGCGGATGGTCGTCTCCACCGTCGTGCCGGCCATCTCGGCGAGCTCATGCTTCGTGAGGGGAATGGTCGCGCCGAATTTCTTCGAGAGGGTGACCAGCGTTTGGGCCAGCCGCCGCTCCACGGAATCGTACATCATGCAGCTTTTGTGCTCCACATCGCGCAGCCGGTCGCAGAACAGGCAGAGGGTGTCCTGCAAAAATGACGGATTGCGCTGCATCAGCTCATGGAACGCCGCCAAGGGCACCTTGATGACCACCGAATCCACCGCGGCAATCGCATCCACCGGGTAGGGCTTGCGGTCGAGTGCTGGCAAGCAACAGAATGGCTCGCCGGATGCCATCACGCAGGTCGTGGACGCCTGCCCGCTTTCCAAAAACTTCATCAAATGGATGCGGCCTTCTTTGACGACCCACACCGCCTCGGCCGGATCGCCGGCATGAAAGACAGTTTCGCCCTTGGCGTAATGCTTCTCGACGGAGGCGGACGCCAGCCGCTGGCGCTCAGCAACCGTCAGCCGCCTGAACAGCTCGACGCGAGAGAACAAGGCCTCCTTGGGCGTCATGAGATTCAGCATATCCCTGGCGACGGAGGCCGTCAAGGAAAACCGGCGCACTTACGGATTGCGGAGTCTCACACGGGCGGCCAGAGGAGTGTGGGTCGGGGTGACGCTGACGGTCCGGCCTGGCAGTTGCGAGGCGGTGCGCGCTGTTTCCACCTGGACGGTGACGATGCGATCCGTCGGATCATAGCTGAAGAGCAGCTGGTTGACGTGATTCGCCAGCACGCGCGTGCCGGCTTTGAGGAGATCGTTGTCATCGAGAATCTCGCGCAGCACCTGGCCGTTGTCCAGGCGGTACCGCAGCCGCCATCCGGACTGGTTGGCGCGCGCGGCGTCCTTCGCGCCGATGCACGCCACCCCGGCGCCGCATGGCGGCACGCCGAAGCCCAGGACGACCTGAAACTTGCAGGCATTGCCGGCGCAGTTGGCCGCGATCATCGCCGGATCAGCCTGCTTGAGCTCCTGCGTCATGTTGATGAGGGCTTGGCGCGCCTGCTCTTGGACGAGAACGGTCGCATCCGAGGTGAGATAAAACCGCTGGCCGGTCATGGACAACGCCATGAGCACCCCGCCGAAGAACAGCGAGATGAAGGCGACGAAGATGATTTCGGTGTAGGTAAACCCCTGGCGGTTGATCATCGTCGGCATGTCATGCGCGTGGAGAGCATCGCCGGAGAGCTGACGATGCCATCCGCCCCGGGATTCGCGACTAACTGCGCGCCGTTCCACGCGCACTCGCCCACCACGTGCCCGCGGTATCGCCAGCACACGCTCACCACGGTCGGCTCGGGATCATCGGCGGTGTCCGGGTTGACCCACACCAGCTCATCGGTCGCAAAATTCCCTGACAAGCTTTTGCCGCCCGGCGCATTGTGCAGCCACACGTCCCAGCCGCCGGCCGGCGGGGTCAGGTCAGGGCTAACACACGCCGCCCCGGTGTTCTGCCGGCGCAGCTCCTCCATGACGCGGCCGGCGTCGTTCATGGCCCACGATAAGTTGCGCGACTGCTCATTCAGCGAAGCCTGCCCCAGAAATGTGCTCATCAGCGAGGCCACCGCCACGGCGAGCACGAAGAACGTCACGAGCATTTCCATGAGGGTAAACCCTGAAGCGCGCGAGGCAGGCGGGGACATGGCGCGTCAGGGATCTTGAGGGGGCTTGATCCCCCAGTAGCGGATAGCTGGCACCAACGCGCCGTCTTGGTTGAGCAGGTTGCGGTCGTAATGCACACGAATCGGTTTATTGATGGTGCCCTCGATTCGACCGTGGAACTCCAGCTCCTTAGCTACAAAGCTGCCGAAAAACTCGTTCGGATCCGGATTGCCTGAGCCGAAACCCTCGGCATCCAGCGTCACGTCGCTCTCCGGCGCATACACGACCCCATAAAAATGCTGCGGCGAGCCCCACCACGTCGCTCCCCGCAGGTCGAACTCCTGCTCGCCCTCGACGTACAGCGCGAACTTATCTGGCGCGCGCGAGCCGTTGGCGAACCCAGCGCCATCGCGAATCTCCAAGTCCTCCCGGACATACATCGCCAGGCGGGTGTTGGTGGTGGAGTTGGCGATGATCGCGTTTGTTTCCATGTCCAACTTGTCGATGACGACTGTCACGGAGTCGCCGCCGGAAAACGCGAGCTGGGCATCGCTGGCCATGTGGATTTCATCCAAGTGCACGACCGCATCGATGGGAATGCCGGTGACCCACACGAAGCAGTTGCTGGGAATGGTCAGGCGCGAAATGTCCCAGCCTGAGTCGATGTTGAGACTCTCGAAATTGGTGCCGCCGGCGCAGGCGGTGTACGGCGTGCCCGCTACGCTGCCGGCCGGCGGGGTGATCGCCGGCAGCTTCACCGGATACGGGGCTTCGCGCCGCTGGCCGTAGATCGTGGAATTCGGCCCGATCGCAATGCCGCTGCTCGGGCTGCCGCCCGGCCCGATCGTGGCGTCGCCGAATAATTCAAGCGGCTCGTCCACGTCGCCGGTCTGGCGGATGGCCGCGTCATTTGAATTGTTGGTTTGCACGGAAGCCTCGGCTGGACAAGGGCCAGGATCCGGATCGCATGGCGCATACGGCATGCCTAACGAGGAATCGTACGAATCCACCAGGCCGCCGGCATCGAACTCCACCGATTCCTCCCCGAAGGCGGCCCACCGAAAGAGCGGACTATCCACCATCTCGACCATGACTTCCATGGCCTGCTGGACCCCGTGCGCTGAGCCTGTCGCGGTAATCTGCCTCAGCATGCCGCCGCCATCGGTCATCCTGCACGTGCTCATCCCTCCGCCTGGCAAGGGATCGGCTGGGCAATCGTATGGCAACGGGGCCTCGTAGGGATCTTGGAGCAGTGTGGCGAAGGCTTGATCAATGCCGGCCTCGGCCAGCTCCGCGGCTTGCTGCATCGAGGCGGCCTGCTGGGACAACCGCACTTCGCCCAGGGCGCGCGTTTGCACTATGGCGATCAAGCCGGCGATGCCGGTCATCAAGAGCAGACTGCCTACCAGAAAAACGCCGCGACGCCGCCGAGCCGTTCGCCGATCGGATCGCCTGCTCATCGCTCCTCCTTGGCGGCCGGAAAGTAAAAACCGCCGAACCTCCCTTTCCTGGTTCGGCGGCTCGGCGATCCTCTGCTGTCGGGCTTCGCTGATTCGGCAACCCGGCGATCCTCGTGAGGACCCGTAGCTTTCCGACCCTGGATTACTCCAGGTGTGGCTTTCTCGTCAGGGAGACGCTGTTTCAAATTGTCCTACTACAACCTTACCTGATCGTCGTCAGCAAAAACAAGGGGACATCCGCTAATTGCGGAGCCTGACACGAGTCGTGATCGGGGTTTGGGTTGGGGTCACGCTTCGCACTTGCCCTGGCAGCTGCGAGGACGTCTGGCGGGTCTCCACCTGTGCTGTCACCATGCGTTTGGCGGCATCATAGCTGAAGCTCAGTTGGGCCACGTCGTTGGCCAGCACGCGCGTACCCATGAGAGCCCCCCCATCATCCAGAATCTCCCGCAGCAGTTGCGCGCCATTCACGCGATACCGAAGCCGCCAATTGGCCTGATTCACCCGGTTGGCATCCTGCGCTCCAACACAGGCGACTCCGGCTGCGCATGGGGGAACCATGTCAAACCCCAGCACCAACTGAAACTCGCACTGCGCGCCGGCGCAGCACGCCACCGCCCCACAGCCCAGCGGGGGTGCGACCCCTGCCGCCTTGGCGATTAAGACGCTATCCGCCCTGCGCAGTTCTTTGGTCATCGACATCAAGG
Encoded here:
- the feoB gene encoding ferrous iron transport protein B, producing MSNPRSAKAVPESCHTAASTAAPVSARDNSLIVTGNPNVGKSVLFHVLTGRYATVSNYPGTTVMMSSGTAVINGSHVRVADTPGLNSLHAASEDEMVARDLLLDDQAAIIQVCDAKNLLRALTLTLELAEANARTVLVLNMMDEARERRMHLDVEGLQQRLGIPVAPMIATQRWGLDRLRGALPHASGCSARVTYPAAIEEALAKMEPIMPATLRARKALMLLWLAGDRSIADRIEPSVGADGLAALSQIAAEAQAIAPQPLSVVIAQARMQHAQQLVRQVMRVDAQRRAPWLERLGSLAMHPVWGLPVLAGVLALMYWLVGDLAAQHGVAFMEEIVFGRYLTPAMTWLAAHAVPWVWGRALLVGEYGLLTMALPYAFAIILPIVGMFFLCFGLLEDVGYLPRLAVMSNRFCALFGLNGKAVLPLVLGLGCDTMATMTCRILETRRDRLLVTLLLALGVPCSAQLAVILAMMAGQPPASLAIWIGVVLAVMVIIGRAAARLIPGETSPFLYEIPPLRRPKLSNVVVKTLGRMEWYIKEAVPLFFLGTLLLFLLDRLGALVWLRQLATPVVVSWLGLPAKATDALLVGFLRRDFGAAGLFALQRSGALTGIQTVVSLVTITLFVPCIAQYFMMVKEHGAKIATRIAAAVFLIAFVTGGVLMRALTALRVL
- a CDS encoding Crp/Fnr family transcriptional regulator translates to MSDSLSRIPLFQHLSAHRLAGLRAQAKLQRAAKGSVIFRQGARADSVWVILEGWLHLVHEAASTPAAPQKPRPHAVVLFTITPTEVICGLSAIELGTYTASGVAGTASKLLRIPQQVFSDALIHEPDFTYHVLRLCAQRLRRMAEHYGSMDDSVSHRIIRSILRLQEQFGATLPMTHRELAQMSWTTTESAIRTVRSLKRQGLLTGTRGQLFVSQPVRLQRLLESNGGPSSV
- a CDS encoding Crp/Fnr family transcriptional regulator, with protein sequence MTPKEALFSRVELFRRLTVAERQRLASASVEKHYAKGETVFHAGDPAEAVWVVKEGRIHLMKFLESGQASTTCVMASGEPFCCLPALDRKPYPVDAIAAVDSVVIKVPLAAFHELMQRNPSFLQDTLCLFCDRLRDVEHKSCMMYDSVERRLAQTLVTLSKKFGATIPLTKHELAEMAGTTVETTIRVLSQFKKQGMIKSSRGSTTIAKPAKLDALSSF
- a CDS encoding type II secretion system protein, whose amino-acid sequence is MSPPASRASGFTLMEMLVTFFVLAVAVASLMSTFLGQASLNEQSRNLSWAMNDAGRVMEELRRQNTGAACVSPDLTPPAGGWDVWLHNAPGGKSLSGNFATDELVWVNPDTADDPEPTVVSVCWRYRGHVVGECAWNGAQLVANPGADGIVSSPAMLSTRMTCRR